The sequence ATTGTATTTGTCATGCACCCACACAAACCAGTCAGTATTTGAATCAATATCTAAACCGTTCGGGTCTCCCATTTCAAACTGGAAACCAGAGATTGAAGCTCCCCATAAAAATTCTTTATACATAGGCAATCACCTAAATTCAGAATTTTTCATACTATCTTTTTATAGCTCCTATAACACCTTGTTCAAAATAATTCTGGAAAATCATGAATACGATTAGGGGAGGCAATGATGCTATTATAGCGCCAGCAGCTTGTGTCGGCCAGTCAACAACGTATTGTCCACTAAATCTGACTATTGCCATTGTAACAGGTTGAATATTTATTGATCTTGTTAATACTAGCGCCCATAACAGATCGTTCCATATATATGTAAACTGTAATATTGTCGCTGCTGTAAGTGCTATTTTCGAAATAGGAAGAACTATTTGGAAAAAGAGTCTTATAGTACCACATCCATCAAGTATTGCTGCCTCGAGTATTTCGTCGGGGATTGTAATCATGAAGTTTCTTAAGAGTAGAGATACTATTGGTATACCATAGGCTGAATGCACTAATATTAGAGCAAGATATGTATCATATATACCAAGCTTATTAGCTATAATATATAATGGAATAAGAACCATTTGCTGTGGAATCATCATTCCAAGAATAAAGAATAATACCATCTCATTTCTTAATTTAAAATCAAAGCGTGATAGAATAAATCCTACTATTGCTCCAACAAAGACTGATAGGAATACCGACGGTATGGTGATTATAAAGCTACTTAGCAGATTTCCTGATAGACCGTTTAAAGCTTTTACATAACTATCTAAGTTAAGTTGTGTGGGTTTAGATAGAGTCCCATGAAACGCTATATCTTGCATCGTCTTAATCGATATTATCGTTAATGAAACCGTTGGAAGAAGCATGAAAATTGCCAATAATATAAGTGCAGTATATAATGCGACATACTCTTTTTTAAATAAACTTCCACGCATTAATATCTCACCTCCTCTTTTAACGCTATTTTTAGATATAACGCGATAAATAGAAGAGATATCAGCGTTAAGATAACCGAGAGCGCCGCTCCTCCTCCATAATCAAATGCTTCAAATGCTAGAACAAACGCGTAATAGCCTAAAACTTCTGTGGTAAATCCCGGTCCGCCCCTAGTCATAACATAAATAATATCAAAAACCTTTAATGCTCTTATCATTGTAATCGCAAAGGCTGTAATAAAAGCTGGTTTTAGCAATGGAAGAATTATATACCTATATTTCACAAAAGCGCTTGCACCATCTACCTTTGCAGCATCCAAATATTCTTGTGGAATAGCTCTAAGTCCCGCGAAAAATACGACAAAATCAAACCCTAGTTCTCTCCATGAAGCAGCTATACCTACGGCTATTAAAGCTATATTAGGATCTATAAGCCATGGGTAAGCTAGAAATCCTAGACCTATTTTGCGTAAAATTTCATTTAACACACCGTAGGTGGGTTCGTAGATGAATGACCATATTATTCCGATAACTGCGAAAGAAAGTGATAACGGGTAAAAGTAGACTAGCTTAAAAAAGTTTGCTCCTCGATTTATGGAATTAACTAATATTGCCATGAGCAATCCTAAGCCTATAGGAAATACCAAGTATATGATAAACCACATTAACGTGTTTTTAAGCGCATTTAAGAATCTTGTAGAACTTAGTAATCTAATGTAGTTTTCTAGTCCAGTAAAAGTATATGATCCTCCAACCGTCATATTTGTAAAACTTATTACGATATTCCATAATATGGGAAATATCACAAATATCAAATAAATTGTCAGAGGGATCGCTAGCAGCATTAGAGCATTTAAATCTATTTTAAGCCTCATAATAAAATCCCTTGCTTATTTAGAATTTTTGTTTAATTAAACCTGCTTCCATAGCTGTTTTTCTTACAATTTCTTTTTCTTCATCAGTTAGAGGTAGTAGAGGCTTTCTAGGCCAGCCGGCTTTTCTCCCCCTCAGCTGCAACGTGTATTTTATAATCTGTGGCCAATAAGGCCTGCAACCGGGTTCAACCTCGTTTATCCAGTTAATTCTAAGCCAAGGATAGAGTTTATACCATAATTGCCTCGCTTTTTCCAAATCTTTCTCTATAACAATTAAATCAAAAAGTCTTCTCAATTCACGTGGTGCAGCGTTTGCTAAACCGCAAACCCAGCCCTCAGCTCCAACAGCAAGCCCTCCAATCACGTTGACGTCGTGGCCGTAAAAAATAGTTAGTTTATCTCCAGCTAAATATTTTAGTTCTTGAATTCTCGAGGGATCACCATGAGCCTCTTTAACAGCCCAAATAATATTTTCTTCTGCAAGTTTCGCGATAAACTTGGGAGGAATATCTACTCCTGAAAACCAGGGGTTATTATATAGCATTATTGGTATGTCAATATTTTCAGAGATTTCCTTATAGTGTGCATATATTTCTCTTAGTGTTGGTTTTAAATAATAAGGAGGGACTATCATAACTCCGTCTGCTCCTACATCTTGGGCGAATTTACTTAATTCTATAGTGATTTTCGTACTATGGTGATGAGTCCCGGCAACAACAGGTACTCGTCCATTTGCTTGATCTACGACTATTTCAATTACTCTTTTTATTTCGTCCACTTTCATGGCGATAAACTCTCCTGTACTACCGGCTGGTATTATACCATGCACTTCATTTTCAATAAGCCAATCGACATGTTCTCTAATAGCTTCTTCATCCAGACTTTCATCTTTTTTAAAGATAGTTATCATTGGAGGATATAAACCAGGCTTTATCTTATTCATATAAACCCCTTTATTTTTATCACTATATTTATATTTAAGATATTTAAACTTTACTAAATCGAAAAAGTTTAAAAAAGTTATTTATAAACTTAACCATAAAGTAAATAAGGCAGTCAGTAAATATTAATTATAATAAAGGTGTCATTCCATGTCAACCAAGAAACTTTCCTCCGGTTTTACTAGAAAATACATAGCCTTTTTTGCTATAGTAATTGCTGTAATAGCTATTTTAGTAAGCTACTACTTTGTATATCAACCAGTTACAATTAAGAGACAACTTGTGATATACCACCTTTGGACAGCAGGTGGAGAAAAAGAAGCTATAAGTTACCTTGTTAACAATTTTAAGGAAAAATATCCTGATATTGAGTTAATAGAAAATCCTACACCGCGCCCATACGAACCCGTTGTACTAGCGGCATTATCTAGCGATAATCCTCCTGATGCATTTATGTGGTGGACTGGAAACTATTTAATATCACTAGCTAAGGATGGGCTTCTAACGCCTTTAGATGATATGTGGTATAAATATGGCTATGATAAAGAAATAGTAGAGCAACTCCAGCCTTGGGTTAAGTACAATGGGAAAATTTACGGTATACCCCTGACAATGCATTCTATGTGGCTCTTTTATAACAAAAAGGTATTTGATAAGTATGGTTTAACGCCTCCTAAAACTTGGGATGAACTCATAGAAGTATGCGACAAATTAAAAGAAAACGGCGTATGGCCTATCGTAACTGGAGGAAAGGACGTGTGGCCAGTCGAGGCTCTTTTCTCAGGTCTCATTTCATCCATGTATGGTTCTGATATAATGCTTGGTTTAGCTCAAGGAAAAGTTAAATGGACAGATGAGAAAGTGCTAAATGCCTTTGAACGCTTTATTAAGTTAAAGGATTATCTACATCCTAGCAGTTATACTCTCACATGGGCTCAAGCGGCAGACGTCCTTGCTCGTGGAGAAGCAGCTATGTACTATATGGGAGATTGGCTACACGGTTATCTTAAGAATATCGGGTTAAAGCCGCTGGAAGACTATGATTTTATACCATTCCCTAAGGGAGATCCAAGCGCTCCCAGTGTAGTGCTTCTAGTATCAGATGTATTTGTAATTCCAAAGAATGCGAAACATATAGAAGAAGCTAAGCTATGGGCAGCTTTTATAGCTTCGGCAGAAGCACAGGAGGGATTTGTAAAATATAAGGGATGCTTATCACCAAACAAAGACACACCTCTTACCGCATATGATGATCTTCAAAAGAAAA is a genomic window of Thermoproteales archaeon containing:
- a CDS encoding carbohydrate ABC transporter permease, producing MRGSLFKKEYVALYTALILLAIFMLLPTVSLTIISIKTMQDIAFHGTLSKPTQLNLDSYVKALNGLSGNLLSSFIITIPSVFLSVFVGAIVGFILSRFDFKLRNEMVLFFILGMMIPQQMVLIPLYIIANKLGIYDTYLALILVHSAYGIPIVSLLLRNFMITIPDEILEAAILDGCGTIRLFFQIVLPISKIALTAATILQFTYIWNDLLWALVLTRSINIQPVTMAIVRFSGQYVVDWPTQAAGAIIASLPPLIVFMIFQNYFEQGVIGAIKR
- a CDS encoding sugar ABC transporter permease; translation: MRLKIDLNALMLLAIPLTIYLIFVIFPILWNIVISFTNMTVGGSYTFTGLENYIRLLSSTRFLNALKNTLMWFIIYLVFPIGLGLLMAILVNSINRGANFFKLVYFYPLSLSFAVIGIIWSFIYEPTYGVLNEILRKIGLGFLAYPWLIDPNIALIAVGIAASWRELGFDFVVFFAGLRAIPQEYLDAAKVDGASAFVKYRYIILPLLKPAFITAFAITMIRALKVFDIIYVMTRGGPGFTTEVLGYYAFVLAFEAFDYGGGAALSVILTLISLLFIALYLKIALKEEVRY
- the dapA gene encoding 4-hydroxy-tetrahydrodipicolinate synthase, whose protein sequence is MNKIKPGLYPPMITIFKKDESLDEEAIREHVDWLIENEVHGIIPAGSTGEFIAMKVDEIKRVIEIVVDQANGRVPVVAGTHHHSTKITIELSKFAQDVGADGVMIVPPYYLKPTLREIYAHYKEISENIDIPIMLYNNPWFSGVDIPPKFIAKLAEENIIWAVKEAHGDPSRIQELKYLAGDKLTIFYGHDVNVIGGLAVGAEGWVCGLANAAPRELRRLFDLIVIEKDLEKARQLWYKLYPWLRINWINEVEPGCRPYWPQIIKYTLQLRGRKAGWPRKPLLPLTDEEKEIVRKTAMEAGLIKQKF
- a CDS encoding sugar ABC transporter substrate-binding protein produces the protein MSTKKLSSGFTRKYIAFFAIVIAVIAILVSYYFVYQPVTIKRQLVIYHLWTAGGEKEAISYLVNNFKEKYPDIELIENPTPRPYEPVVLAALSSDNPPDAFMWWTGNYLISLAKDGLLTPLDDMWYKYGYDKEIVEQLQPWVKYNGKIYGIPLTMHSMWLFYNKKVFDKYGLTPPKTWDELIEVCDKLKENGVWPIVTGGKDVWPVEALFSGLISSMYGSDIMLGLAQGKVKWTDEKVLNAFERFIKLKDYLHPSSYTLTWAQAADVLARGEAAMYYMGDWLHGYLKNIGLKPLEDYDFIPFPKGDPSAPSVVLLVSDVFVIPKNAKHIEEAKLWAAFIASAEAQEGFVKYKGCLSPNKDTPLTAYDDLQKKIYENIVNADQASLRLRFLLDHKIYSELAPRLVQMLQNPEKYKELAQEMDKITEEVLGK